A stretch of Triticum aestivum cultivar Chinese Spring chromosome 1D, IWGSC CS RefSeq v2.1, whole genome shotgun sequence DNA encodes these proteins:
- the LOC123182187 gene encoding uncharacterized protein isoform X3, with amino-acid sequence MNMMLERSNWISKQKDHGSSYKSVKYSNSGDLSVGPGGAPSATPGCSSCQCGTGASATTAAKELQQPHDHSCFTDYVWSVQKIGGFRIFGSSLRHHPSSPQLKAWGRRCPLQQGLLAGDLTITNPSADEDRKYLLYSYPISSHHCCEQQKIQNFQAPFFLASHEDGLKTKICQR; translated from the exons ATGAATATGATGTTGGAAAGAAGCAATTGGATATCAAAGCAAAAGGATCACGGCTCCTCTTACAAATCAGTGAAGTATTCTAATTCTGGCGATCTAAGCGTCGGTCCAGG CGGCGCTCCCTCGGCTACGCCTGGGTGTTCGAGCTGTCAGTGTGGTACAGGAGCATCAGCCACCACCGCTGCCAAGGAGCTCCAGCAACCACATGATCACTCTTGCTTCACAGACTATGTATGGTCAGTTCAG AAAATTGGAGGTTTTAGGATCTTTGGAAGTTCTTTGAGGCATCACCCTTCTTCTCCGCAGTTGAAAG CGTGGGGGAGGCGGTGTCCTCTGCAGCAAGGTCTACTTGCTGGCGACCTCACCATCACCAACCCATCTGCAG ATGAAGATAGAAAATATTTGTTATATTCTTATCCAATTAGTTCACACCATTGTTGTGAGCAACAGAAGATTCAGAACTTTCAAGCTCCTTTTTTTCTTGCTAGCCATGAAG ATGGTCTGAAAACCAAGATATGCCAGAGATAA
- the LOC123182187 gene encoding uncharacterized protein isoform X2 has protein sequence MNMMLERSNWISKQKDHGSSYKSVKYSNSGDLSVGPGGAPSATPGCSSCQCGTGASATTAAKELQQPHDHSCFTDYVWSVQKIGGFRIFGSSLRHHPSSPQLKAWGRRCPLQQGLLAGDLTITNPSADEDRKYLLYSYPISSHHCCEQQKIQNFQAPFFLASHEGDTLVKAYLNGYGS, from the exons ATGAATATGATGTTGGAAAGAAGCAATTGGATATCAAAGCAAAAGGATCACGGCTCCTCTTACAAATCAGTGAAGTATTCTAATTCTGGCGATCTAAGCGTCGGTCCAGG CGGCGCTCCCTCGGCTACGCCTGGGTGTTCGAGCTGTCAGTGTGGTACAGGAGCATCAGCCACCACCGCTGCCAAGGAGCTCCAGCAACCACATGATCACTCTTGCTTCACAGACTATGTATGGTCAGTTCAG AAAATTGGAGGTTTTAGGATCTTTGGAAGTTCTTTGAGGCATCACCCTTCTTCTCCGCAGTTGAAAG CGTGGGGGAGGCGGTGTCCTCTGCAGCAAGGTCTACTTGCTGGCGACCTCACCATCACCAACCCATCTGCAG ATGAAGATAGAAAATATTTGTTATATTCTTATCCAATTAGTTCACACCATTGTTGTGAGCAACAGAAGATTCAGAACTTTCAAGCTCCTTTTTTTCTTGCTAGCCATGAAGGTGATACTTTAGTAAAAG CCTACTTGAATGGATATGGTTCTTAA
- the LOC123182187 gene encoding uncharacterized protein isoform X1 codes for MNMMLERSNWISKQKDHGSSYKSVKYSNSGDLSVGPGGAPSATPGCSSCQCGTGASATTAAKELQQPHDHSCFTDYVWSVQKIGGFRIFGSSLRHHPSSPQLKAWGRRCPLQQGLLAGDLTITNPSADEDRKYLLYSYPISSHHCCEQQKIQNFQAPFFLASHEGDTLVKDGLKTKICQR; via the exons ATGAATATGATGTTGGAAAGAAGCAATTGGATATCAAAGCAAAAGGATCACGGCTCCTCTTACAAATCAGTGAAGTATTCTAATTCTGGCGATCTAAGCGTCGGTCCAGG CGGCGCTCCCTCGGCTACGCCTGGGTGTTCGAGCTGTCAGTGTGGTACAGGAGCATCAGCCACCACCGCTGCCAAGGAGCTCCAGCAACCACATGATCACTCTTGCTTCACAGACTATGTATGGTCAGTTCAG AAAATTGGAGGTTTTAGGATCTTTGGAAGTTCTTTGAGGCATCACCCTTCTTCTCCGCAGTTGAAAG CGTGGGGGAGGCGGTGTCCTCTGCAGCAAGGTCTACTTGCTGGCGACCTCACCATCACCAACCCATCTGCAG ATGAAGATAGAAAATATTTGTTATATTCTTATCCAATTAGTTCACACCATTGTTGTGAGCAACAGAAGATTCAGAACTTTCAAGCTCCTTTTTTTCTTGCTAGCCATGAAGGTGATACTTTAGTAAAAG ATGGTCTGAAAACCAAGATATGCCAGAGATAA
- the LOC123182187 gene encoding uncharacterized protein isoform X6 yields the protein MNMMLERSNWISKQKDHGSSYKSVKYSNSGDLSVGPGGAPSATPGCSSCQCGTGASATTAAKELQQPHDHSCFTDYVWSVQKIGGFRIFGSSLRHHPSSPQLKVQRGGGGVLCSKVYLLATSPSPTHLQMKIENICYILIQLVHTIVVSNRRFRTFKLLFFLLAMKPT from the exons ATGAATATGATGTTGGAAAGAAGCAATTGGATATCAAAGCAAAAGGATCACGGCTCCTCTTACAAATCAGTGAAGTATTCTAATTCTGGCGATCTAAGCGTCGGTCCAGG CGGCGCTCCCTCGGCTACGCCTGGGTGTTCGAGCTGTCAGTGTGGTACAGGAGCATCAGCCACCACCGCTGCCAAGGAGCTCCAGCAACCACATGATCACTCTTGCTTCACAGACTATGTATGGTCAGTTCAG AAAATTGGAGGTTTTAGGATCTTTGGAAGTTCTTTGAGGCATCACCCTTCTTCTCCGCAGTTGAAAG TACAGCGTGGGGGAGGCGGTGTCCTCTGCAGCAAGGTCTACTTGCTGGCGACCTCACCATCACCAACCCATCTGCAG ATGAAGATAGAAAATATTTGTTATATTCTTATCCAATTAGTTCACACCATTGTTGTGAGCAACAGAAGATTCAGAACTTTCAAGCTCCTTTTTTTCTTGCTAGCCATGAAG CCTACTTGA
- the LOC123182187 gene encoding uncharacterized protein isoform X4 has product MNMMLERSNWISKQKDHGSSYKSVKYSNSGDLSVGPGGAPSATPGCSSCQCGTGASATTAAKELQQPHDHSCFTDYVWSVQKIGGFRIFGSSLRHHPSSPQLKAWGRRCPLQQGLLAGDLTITNPSADEDRKYLLYSYPISSHHCCEQQKIQNFQAPFFLASHEAYLNGYGS; this is encoded by the exons ATGAATATGATGTTGGAAAGAAGCAATTGGATATCAAAGCAAAAGGATCACGGCTCCTCTTACAAATCAGTGAAGTATTCTAATTCTGGCGATCTAAGCGTCGGTCCAGG CGGCGCTCCCTCGGCTACGCCTGGGTGTTCGAGCTGTCAGTGTGGTACAGGAGCATCAGCCACCACCGCTGCCAAGGAGCTCCAGCAACCACATGATCACTCTTGCTTCACAGACTATGTATGGTCAGTTCAG AAAATTGGAGGTTTTAGGATCTTTGGAAGTTCTTTGAGGCATCACCCTTCTTCTCCGCAGTTGAAAG CGTGGGGGAGGCGGTGTCCTCTGCAGCAAGGTCTACTTGCTGGCGACCTCACCATCACCAACCCATCTGCAG ATGAAGATAGAAAATATTTGTTATATTCTTATCCAATTAGTTCACACCATTGTTGTGAGCAACAGAAGATTCAGAACTTTCAAGCTCCTTTTTTTCTTGCTAGCCATGAAG CCTACTTGAATGGATATGGTTCTTAA
- the LOC123182187 gene encoding uncharacterized protein isoform X5: MNMMLERSNWISKQKDHGSSYKSVKYSNSGDLSVGPGGAPSATPGCSSCQCGTGASATTAAKELQQPHDHSCFTDYVWSVQKIGGFRIFGSSLRHHPSSPQLKVQRGGGGVLCSKVYLLATSPSPTHLQMKIENICYILIQLVHTIVVSNRRFRTFKLLFFLLAMKMV; this comes from the exons ATGAATATGATGTTGGAAAGAAGCAATTGGATATCAAAGCAAAAGGATCACGGCTCCTCTTACAAATCAGTGAAGTATTCTAATTCTGGCGATCTAAGCGTCGGTCCAGG CGGCGCTCCCTCGGCTACGCCTGGGTGTTCGAGCTGTCAGTGTGGTACAGGAGCATCAGCCACCACCGCTGCCAAGGAGCTCCAGCAACCACATGATCACTCTTGCTTCACAGACTATGTATGGTCAGTTCAG AAAATTGGAGGTTTTAGGATCTTTGGAAGTTCTTTGAGGCATCACCCTTCTTCTCCGCAGTTGAAAG TACAGCGTGGGGGAGGCGGTGTCCTCTGCAGCAAGGTCTACTTGCTGGCGACCTCACCATCACCAACCCATCTGCAG ATGAAGATAGAAAATATTTGTTATATTCTTATCCAATTAGTTCACACCATTGTTGTGAGCAACAGAAGATTCAGAACTTTCAAGCTCCTTTTTTTCTTGCTAGCCATGAAG ATGGTCTGA